The Cucurbita pepo subsp. pepo cultivar mu-cu-16 chromosome LG05, ASM280686v2, whole genome shotgun sequence nucleotide sequence TGCTCTTGTCGAGGTTCGATTTGGATCTAGCGTGGAAGAGATAAAGTAGGCCTGTTTAAAAGGTTGAGACTTTTAGTATAGCTATCAGCTTTGTGTTGAGTTGTAGAAGTTTGATCTACTGGGAGAAGCTGAAATTGCAACTTAAATTTGGATACATACTTTGAGTTGGGAAGTTTATTTTGGTATGGAAGCAGTGGTCGTTGTTGAGCAGCATAGGAACCAATATTATGGTGCTCCATTTGGGTCATTCCCGTCCCGAGACTTCAGAGGGGTGAGCTGTAGGAGTTTCCAATCTGGAGCTGGTATACTCCCAACTCCCTCCAAGGCTTCTACCTCTGAAACTAAACACTTCTACCCTTCTTCTCCAAAAACACCACTAACTTGTTTAAGTTCCAACTCCGGAAATGCTAAATCTGGAGCTACTGTGCCAACTGCTCCAATTCCTATCAAAcccaaatttttaaacaacAACAGTGTTCTCCATGAAGAATTCTATGATCCAAGTTTCTCCTTCTCTGAGCTTTGGGCTGGACCCACTTATTCAAATTCTCCGCCTCCAAGTTCGTTACCCATTCCCAAATTTTCAGTTGCTAAGAGAACCACGTCTCAGGAGATCCCTCGTTCTGCCCCTGAATTTGTTTTGCATCACCCATCTGCCAAGTCGGCACCACCATCCCCAACTCGAGACCAGAACTTTTCCCCcagatttttctttcataatgaTGACTCTGCGACTAAGACTCTACGTCgcattcttcatcttgatgttGACAATGAATGAACTTCAGGGAGCATCAAGCTTCTGTAAATAGGTTTACTTTTGAGCTGGTTAGTGTTATGTATATAGAACGACTGTTGGTTAGTGGTGACAGTCAAGAGTATCCTCAGTTTTCCGTGCTGTTGGACATCCTTCGATCGCAGGAACAACCAATAGTTAGATGCTGCACCTTAATCCGTGCTTAGATGCTGAACTGGATTTGGTTTGGCAGACAAGACAAGATAGGGCGCGATAGCAACACAGATTAAATCAAGATATTCAGAAGGCAGAAGTAGGGTGTTGGTGAACTTTTTAATCTCTGTTCTGGCCATCATCTCCCAACCACATTCCAGTCTCTATTCCATTCTGTAATTTGTATCATACTGTAGGATCCCAAACTAATGCTTCATTGAAGTTCTGTAGGCttctatttcattcttttcatcCATTCCTTCCTTACATCCTCGGTTCTTGTTGGTTAGGTTCTTTGGCCTCATGGGTTGGTTTTTCGACACTTAAGTCTCTCCTTTTCTTAATATCCtcaatccttttcttttgctcaTACCTCCTCTAATCATCTTATAGCTTTTCACTCCTTTGCCTGCGGACTGTGAGGGAGATATTCCTTCTTTACTGccttttcagtttttttgTAAGACAAGGCGGGGTTCGGATACTAGTTTGCTTCTTCGCAATTACTCCATGTAGCACTTTTCTGTTTTCAGTACCTCTTGGATTTGTCATCTGTGTTCCTGTCTAGTATGGAACTTTCTTATTGGTTTTTGCAAGGTTCGTCTTCCTTCTTGAATATCATTGACCACATGGAGCGGTATATGAGGTAACTCTTTTGTACTGTTAACTTGCTCTattcgatatatatatatatgtttatccCGTTGTTCATTTTCCTTATTGTGCATTGAGCAGACAAGCGAAGGATGAACAGTTCAGGTGATGATTTTCAGTAGTAGTATGGTTGGTTTCCCGTGGACGTAGTTCATCACCGGAGAAAGGCTTCTCAGAAGCGAGTCCAGTTTATGTTTGTGATCCTTGTCTTGAAATCTGTGATCACTTAAAGTCGTACTGTTGGTGTTggagtttgtttgttttttcgtATCAGTTTGAATGGTAATTGCCTTCGCTTTCTGTGTTTGAAGGGCAATGTTTATTGCAGCTCCCGAAAGTTGAGCAATATTGTAATGTTGATGTTATGTAATGTTTATGTGTGATCTATAAAATACCGTACAAGGTTTCAGTTTGTTAACTACTTACTAATTTGCACTTGAAGTCTTCAATtgtatcaaaattttagtttggGTAAAGAGTAACACTTTTGTTGCTTGCCCCCCGTCCATACGTAGCGATACGATGGACGCAGGCAATATAAAGAAGGATGTGATGTTTCCGAGATGTTTAGGCGTGGTTGCTttgcattttttcttcttttggggGAAATAAAACATTGCCAACTACGGCAATTGGTAATGGAGCTCCCAGAAGCAGAGCCTGGTGTGCTTTCCATCCGGGTCCTAAAAAAATCTTGATATTAAGGGGGAGATAGATCTTGATCGTTACCAATCTGCCTGCTAGACTCGCAGGTTATTACATAACATCGCATAGACTCTCTTTCCCTCTACCAATTTGTCCATGAGCATGCTTGTTGGAATTTCCTATAAACTGGGGACCAACAAAATATGGGTGCTAACAAATCATTCATAATATTCATGTACCACCTCAGAATGTTACACAGTTCCAATGATATCCAATTTTCCAGGAGAATCATCAACATACCCCAAGAATGAACATCACAAGATTACAAAAAGAGGCAGCCACCAGAAAAGGCAATAGGAGGGGTTATGAGGCAAACACAAAGCAAGTGACAAGGTAGCAACAGAATGGAATCCTAAATTCTCAACTGAGCACATCCCCGAATAGCCCCATGGCATCTGGTCATTGATGTTGCCTGTCGCCATGTTGGCCTCTCACCTCCTGTTGTCAATATGTCAACATCAGATGTTGGCTTGACGTCCCAATTCAAACGGTCGGGACCGATATCTCCTCCAATCACGTAAATTTCATCTCTCAAACTCATCATCGCAAACCCAATTCGTTGGCGAAATTCAGATGCTGAAATAACAACCTTCTTAGCTTCTCCATCGTGCTTGAAAATATGTCCATGGCTCATCACATAGAGTGAACCCCGGACAACGGTCATTGGACCTTGAAGCCAACCATAATCTTCAACTCTCCATCCAGGCCGCGTATTCTCGAAAATTTGCACAGTTGATAATCCCTTGTGCAGGACGTGCAACTTCCCTCCAATCACAACCCCTGTGCAAGCAGAATGGTGAGTGTGGTGTAGGTCAGGCAGAGGAATCCAAGCATCTTTATCAGGATCGTACATTTCTGCCTGAGAAATTGATTTTCTGCAGCTAGTAAAACCACCTGCAACAACAATCTTTCCATCCAAAACACAGCATGCAAACATGGCACGGGGTACAAGCATTGATGCACATTGAGACCACCGGCGTATTACAGGATCATAA carries:
- the LOC111796204 gene encoding F-box/kelch-repeat protein SKIP30-like, encoding MSELIDRLPDAVALRCLARVPFHLYPKLELVSHSWQAAIHSAELYRVRQEIGSSEDLLCVCAFEPENLWQLYDPLGDLWMTIPVLPSKIRHLARFGAVSTAGKLFVLGGGSDSVDPVTGDQDRNFATNEVWSYDPVIRRWSQCASMLVPRAMFACCVLDGKIVVAGGFTSCRKSISQAEMYDPDKDAWIPLPDLHHTHHSACTGVVIGGKLHVLHKGLSTVQIFENTRPGWRVEDYGWLQGPMTVVRGSLYVMSHGHIFKHDGEAKKVVISASEFRQRIGFAMMSLRDEIYVIGGDIGPDRLNWDVKPTSDVDILTTGGERPTWRQATSMTRCHGAIRGCAQLRI